One Antennarius striatus isolate MH-2024 chromosome 9, ASM4005453v1, whole genome shotgun sequence genomic window, GCAGGGGCTCCAGCTGGAAGCTGGGCTGCATCAGTTCTTTGATACCAGTCATCATGGCACCGTCACAGGCAAACACTTTGCCCTGGGGTGACACCATGTAAGGGATGAACGTGTAACTTCCACATTGTTCCTGTGGGAAGACAAGATAAGCTAAGTTACAAGGCGAGGTATCACAGGGAATCAGGAGCATCATCAACCAGATGTTTACATTTGAAGTATCCTGGTGAACtaattttttgcttttcaaacaTTCTTCTAATCAAATCGCATCACTGCTTAGAAATTAGTGCAAAAACCCATGGCGTTGAGGAGCGGGTCGCCATcccacatgatgacatcattcagATGTTGCGTAAatccaggagggggggggggatgactGTTGTAAACAATGACACTCATCACTTATTGCATCAAAGTTGCGTCACCTGAGAAATCCTGTTTCCTTTTCAGTGGGTTTTCTGGATTTTGGTTCAGATTAAATTGAGACATTTATTTACCTCAATTTAATCTGAAGCATTGTTattataatgattattattacataatattttaatattattacatactattttaatattattacataatgttataatatttatattataataccATTATATTAGTATCATACTATTGTTCACTTTTTTATCAAAAGTGAATAACAGAATATTATCTTCTGTGTATGATTCTGCTGGTACACTGTTCATACTTTATTTGGGGGGGTGCATTGTTAGACATAGTTAACTTTTTTCTATTTCACATGCTACGGATCGTGTGGTTTACCTTGACAGCCTGTATGTCACTATCTTGCTTGTAACAGTATAGGATGATGTTGTTCGTCATGCTGAAACTTTCTCTCACTCCCAGGTGATAGAAGAGAGACGGCTGGCAGAAAGAGTCGCTCATCTCGACCACCGCGAcgtctgtaagtgtgtgtgggggggcaacATTTCAGAGATTGGGTAAATTTACGCGTAGACAGTGTCGTTGTGCGTGCGTTTCATCCACATTTGCATTTACTCCAGTCGGCCTGTCTGCACTTGCCTGCATTGTAGAAGTTATCCAGGATGTCTGTTGTGCCCAGGGATATTCTCTCAAATGGAATGGTTTGGAAAACGGCGTGTGCGTCCGCGCAAGCTTCCTTCACACATTTCAGGGACAGGTTCTCCTCGGACAGCGGCACCGACGCGTCCTCGTTGACGATGTACGCCACGGTCACCGGTCTGGTGCGGCTCCGCGGGGAGACGATCTGTTTGCCCGGACCGCTGGAGCTCAGCTCAATCACCGAAGGCTCCTGCCAAAAACTTCCAGCTAACACCCGCACCGGATCTTTCCTCCTCAGCTCATGCAGGCTCATTCTCCTGCGCTCCGTCGTGAACATGTTTTTGCAGTATTCCGCAGCCGGAACTTTAATGCATCTCTTCCGTCGGGACATTCATTACAAACGGAAATCTACTGTTGCTTATTCTCCAAATTCCCCCAGGTGCGTCACCGCCTCGGATCACTCTCCATACCTACAAACAGTCGTCACTCTTCTCCGCTCGACCCGCCCTGCTCCGCCCGTTCGTTCTGAGAGTGACACCGGATCCCACTCAGACTCTCGCATGACCTCTGCTGTGGAAAACCATTACCGCCAACACATAAGCAATAAGGAAACTGATCCGaatgttaaaaattaaatacgGTTAGTTTGTCCCACCGTTTAAAGTCACTTTATTGTAATTACTTAACTTCCTggatgaaataaatacaatagGAAAAAGGTGTACAGAAAATAACATGCGTATAAACGTTCATtttgcacaaatatattttagtaCAGATTATAATAAAAATTCCAAGCCCTACATTAAAAACTCTTCAGACAAACAAATTTTCCACTGACTTTATTTACAGAACATATTTTATAATGAGCTGTTACACTTAGGCGAGCTATCATCTGGCACTAAgcactttattttcttcctgtGAGCACTGTCAGATGTGAGATCAGCCATGCATtacaaagacataaaacaatCAACCTGAGAATAGCAAGTCTTTTGAGACAATTGTGGCAGGTTTAAGCAAATAGTTTTGAAATTACAGAATATACAAACCAGCCTTGTTCCATTATTTGTTCCATATCCCCGCAGAAGGATCTAGCAAATAAAACTTGACGATGATGTCATCTAACCTGATTGAATCTGAAAATAAAGTTTATGGAAACAAATCACTCATCGAGaccctcatcttcttcctcttccttcttggCGTCCACCTCTGTTGTGTCTGAAAACTCGTGCAGCAGCACATATTCTCGGCTGCTGAAGCCAAACTTAATAACGTCCTTTTCTTTGAGCTCATAATAGCGCTGGGGTTCTATGCGCTGGTTGTTCAGGTAAGTGCCGTTGCCAGACGCCAGATCGATGATGTAAGGCCTTACCCTGCGGCCAAGGCTGCCGTCTGCACGCGTAAACTCCACCAGTCTGGAGCAATGCGGAAAGAAAGGCAGACATGTATTAactcaacaggaagtagagtttTTGTAACTTATAGAGACTGTATTTTTAGATTTCTAGAAGCATCACAGATACTCTTACCTATACTGGAATACTGCATGTTGCTTGGAGCAAGATGGGTGATCGATGGGGATGTCAGCAATTCTTCGCTGTCGCCCCAACAAATAGGCACTCTGTCTGTGAATATACATGACTGGAAGAGGTTCATCATTCTTAAAAGGATAAAGCCTCCACCTGCGCTTGGGAATGCGAGCCTCGGGAGGCTCGTTGTACTTTATCACCACTCCCCGGAATGTGTTTGTATCTTCTGTTAATGCTCCTGAGAGTCCAAAGTTGGGCTGCTCTTTCTCAGCAGGAGGGTCACTTGTGTGTCCAAAATCTTCTTCCTGGCTTTGCTCACGCTGCTGTCGGTTTTCCCTGCGCCGCTCGTCATGCTGCCGTCTTTCTGCTTCTTGGGAGGCAAGTGCGTCTcgttctctgtgtctctctctacTGTGGTCTCTCTCCTGCGGTCTGTCAGATTCCCATCTGCTACGCCTCTCTTCTGGCTGGCCGTTTCTTCTCCTACGCTCATCACTACTGGCTCGATGAGCCTCTCGCTCCTGTGAGACATTTGGTGGGATGAAAGGTAAATAAACAGACCTTGATCTGCTTACAGGTAGAAAACTAAGTGACATCCATAAAATTGTGAAGCTTGATTTTCCACATCATATTATTACTGGTActgtattacattattttttgtacTATTTCAATTGTCTCATTTAAAATACCTCATTATGGCCTTATGACATTTTAAAGCCTGATTCAACCATATAAAGCAAAAATGATTATTATAATCCaagtaaaactgtaaaaaacgACAAGCCAGAGGGAAACACTGAATCACTCTGTAGACACTTGTCGTTTTCATTCTTCCAGTTACTAATTTACATATAGATTTGCTGATTTTATCCATAATACAAAACCTAATCACCTTCTTTACTTTGACATCAGCTCCACGATGGGGACTACGACTCCTTCTGTTCCTGGGCGATCGACTGCCTCGTCTGGCGGGAGATTTCTCTCTTCTGCCTTGTGAGCGGTCCCTCGTTCTGGCAGTCGACAACACAGTTAGACGGACAGCATAAACAGATTCTTATGTAACTTTTAAACACTTACAATAACATTACGTAACAGAACATGACAATGTCATGTTTGTTAGGGGGTTAACCAACAAACGCTGAACTGCATTTTTGGTTAGCGTCAATATTGACTCGCCATTAAACGATTGGGTCACAtctaataaaagcaaaaaaaattacaaatgacaTAAGTAAGTTAAATCGTGATGACGATCAACGCCGTGTTGGTTTACCTGCTCGTTTTCCTCTGTGGACTGTTGGATCTCGACCTCGAGTGGCGTGATGTCTGTGGCCTAACAGGGCTCAGTTTCTCCTGCTTTATCTTGACGTCTCGCTCCGGGGATTCCCTTCGCCTGTGTCGCTTTTCTTTGGTCATTGTACTTTATCTGTAATAAATGAACGATTGAAACGGATTAGTAACTAAAAACGCATCGTCGTCACCACAATCACACGTAAAAACAAAGGCAAACTAAAAAAAGTGTAGCGACCACAAACTTCGCACTTCCGGTTCCTCTGGTCCGCCGAGAATGTACGTCGGTATGCAAGGAGCCACGTCGTTTAGTTCCGACCGGACGGTGTCAGGAATCACTACACGTGTTTGCTcccatctttttaaaaatgttttttgttttgtctgttattttacttaatttagttttaataatGCCGTTTACTTAACTATCATTGTATTCTGTTGTtaatttttacaattattttgtgtatATTGCTGTTTTCTTATCAATGGTAATAAAAAATGCGTCTTGTGTGATGCGACGTTTCCCTTAAAACACACGCAAAGTGTTAAAAGGGGACATTAAAACCAGACTGATTAAACCCTTAATCACTGAGTCCCCTCGATTTCCTGTTCGAATTCAAATCGCTATGACTTTAAAAGCTAATTCTTCTCGAAATAAAATGTCCAACGCCGCTGCCATGACAACGCAAACAATGAGCGAGAAAACTAATCGTCTGCTGTCGGCACCAAACTACGTTTCTGTAGGTTAACTGGAGCTTAGAGCAGGTCGTGTCCTATTTTATTGCATATCTTCGTTATTTTCTCAGTAAATTACCATGATTCCTCCCCCTAAATCGCTCTTAAAATATGACAATCCAATTTTGATCAGCAAAAGCACAGACAAACTATCAATGAAGGTAAGTCTGACCCAGCAGACCAACACAAGTGAACAGTTCTAAATCCTAAATCGTGAATATATTGATTGATATTTGATTATTACTACAGAGTTTAATTTGGGGACGTATAGCTAATCAAATACTAAGGAGATGGCTTCAATATGTTCTAATGACACTTCACCATCACTTCAATTTAAATTGTTgccttttggttttgttttgggtttttttttaaaccatacAATAGGCTTTTTTGTGCCTTTTGTTCACCTTATTTCGACTCTGCATGGTAAAGGACAGACACCACCTCTTGGTGGCTTTTATTTTATGGTCAAAACAAATTTAAGTTATAACACTGATGATCATGCCTGTATCAAAATTGCAGCAGtgatttctgttgttgttgcattGACACTTTACCTGTAAGGTCTGAAGACAGTTGTTATTCCTGTTTGTCCTAAACATAAGACTTTAGTCATGAACAGATTTCTCTAAAGCACAAACCAGTAACAAGATACTTCCTAAGGCAACAGAAAGATTCAAATGTCATTTAACAGAGACAAATCAGCACCTACAAAGtctattttgtgtgtgtgtgtgtgtgtgtgtgtgcaggaaccCTCAAAATCGAGTCTTCAGGAGACAAAAAATAACCCTGCAACATCTCAACAATTCTCTGATTGTGCCAACAAAAAAAGTAGTCTGGAGATCCTGAACTCCATCCTTCCCCCGAGGTATAGATCTTCTCATCTCCAATATATTGTTCAAGTTCCAAAACCATTTGTTGTTTTGGACTTTGGTTGTTGCAGGCAATGGACAGAGGACAACCAGCTGTGGGTGCAGCATGTGTCCAGTGCACCTTGTACGAGAGCAGATGTTATTCACCTGGAGGAACAGCTGTACACAATGCTACAGCAAAGGAAGGCCAGAGACACGGGGATCTGCCCGATACGGAGGGAGATCTACTCCCAGTGCTTTGGTAAGGAGGGTGATGATCACTGAGGCTTCTGTGAGTAcgacaataaataaaatcattctgGCTGATTTAGTCTTCACCCTAAATtccaatacatttatatttcaatAAATCATAAATTCGATTGTCTGACCATACCAATTTGTATTTCTGTAAGACGAGCTTATCCGACAGGTGACAATGAACTGCGCCGAAAGGGGTCTGCTCTTGTTGGAGGTCAGAAAGGAGGTCAAAATGACAATGGATACTTACCAGATGTTGCACGAAAGCAGCATTGCTTTTGGTATGAGGAAAGCTTTTCAGGCTGAACAGAACAAAGTGGACATGGAAAAAAGGGTAAGGACGTTTACCTAGATGGAATTAATCATATAAACTCATGGCAGTAAACCAAAACTCAGCTTAAAGTGATTTAATTTGCTATTCATCTCAAGTTTAGACTGGTGTTCAACTTGATATCCAGCAGAGAGCACCATTTCCCTGTAGTTCTTGTAAAATAGGGATGGCGGTTGTACTCGACATAATCGCGATGGAATCTGGGACAAAACTTGCAGTTGCTTTTAATTCATATACAGATTTCTGAGCTGGAAAACGAGAAACAAGATCTGCTGAAGCAACTGAACGAGCAGAAAGTCAGATGTGAAACAattgaaaagagagaaaatgaaaaagcacaaaTCGAGGAAAAGAAGCACTATGAAGAGATTCAGTTCATGAAAAAAGTCAACCAGCAGCTGAAGGTGATGTCTCTATTTACATATCAGTGACAAATGTTTTGCCGTGCTGAACGTCTTCGATCTCTAATATTTGTCCCCCTATTCAGGCCCAACTGGAAGAGAAGACAAAAGAAGTAACGAGATGCAAATAGACAAGACTGGACACTGGATGAAGaccatttacatttattagctCTACCAGTTTGATCGAACCatagacaaataaaatatagacTTATTGCATATCTGTTGTGCTTTTTGGGTCTAGTGCTTCGATCGCTTGGCCTTTCGGCCTTCTGTGGTCGATGCCTGGGCTTTTCTATTCTTGTTTTTCACGTTGTGTGTTTCATAATAGCGCACACCAAATTTCTTCACCTTCTGTGCCCGGTCCAATGCTCTTCTCTGTAGAGATGGATGAATAGAAGGGGGAAAattaatcagaaatattaataaatgtaaatttgtcTGCTTGATGCCAGAGAGAGGGACCGTTGCCTACCTGTTTGGATGTTAGTCTGCACGTCTGTGTGGactgttcctcctcctcagccgcTTTCCTCTTCTTGCTCATCTGGTTTGCTGCTGAATTCACAAAGACATTCATAAATTTGATGCCAGTGCCTGGATCTCAACTTAAGTTTAGTTTGTTAACTTGTATAGCTAAAGTTACataaacactttaaaaatgttaatctACTTGAAAGACAATGTGTGcctttttttattagtttgtttGGCTGAACTGTGTGACATTCAACACTGCATGAAGCCTTGACAGACATGATTGATTACCTTTAATCTGAGCTTGCTTAGCTTGTTTATTCTTCAAGTCTGTGAACACTTTGTTCGAAAATTCCTTAGGTATCCTGGAATGAAATGATATCATTACCCAACATAGCAAGCAGTTTAAATATTATTGGAATCTGATGAAATGAACGTAATTCTGTAACGCTAGAGTAACTAATTCAACCATGATTTAACTTGGTCTTTAGTGTATGGGCTGCAATGCTACAATGCAAATCAAAGAACAATGACCAATGCCAAGTTTATGGAAAGAGAACTCAGAACAGATCAAACTGATAGTCTTCTGGGGTTTGAAGGCTGCTCAGCACATTTTTCCTGGATTAAAGAATTCAGGTCAGTACAGAACAAACTACGTGAGTGAGGTTTGGTCGACAGGAGACGGACCTGATTGCAGAGAAGTGTTTGGATTTTGCCCTGTCCAGGAAGTGCTTGTATTTGGAGATCTTTGCATCCAGCTCACGAATCACCTCGCGTGAACTCTTGCTGCTGGTTTCGTTGCCAGTCTCAGATGTTGTGGGCTCGGGTGCAACAGTCTCTCCATCGTTTGGTCCGACATCAGTCTGGTCTTCCTCTCCAGCATCCTCTTCCTCGTtgccttcatcatcatcagactcAGAGAGCTCAGACAAATCTAGATCAGGCATCTCCACAGGAACCAAGTCTTCCTCGTTGAACTCAGGTGCCACATAGATCTTGCCAAAGTTCTGCCGTACATTAGCTAGAATCTTCTGGACTTGTTCTTtctgcctctgctgctgctcttcctcctgATCCTCTGTGGCAGTATTTGGACTGTTTTGCTGTTCCTCCTGCATATTCTCTACAACATCTGAAGGTCCTTCAACTGCTAATGGCTCCTTGTCCTAGAAGAGTTAAAGTATCATTTAAAGATGATTATGAAAGTTATTTACTCTCACTAGTGATAATTTCAGTGAACTCTGACCTCTGGATCGCCCTCAGGTCCAGGGGGCTTCACAAAAAAGGGGATACGTCCTCTTTGCCAATCATTTAATACCATTTTTGAGACAGTGGGTAGATCAGGTTCACCGCCctgcacaacaacaacacaacgcTCAAccttaatataaaaaaataacagctcTCATACAATGTGGTGTAAACCTTCAAGAATGGTGCATAAACCCTACGTTACAAGATCTGATGGACAATTAACACACTATGGCCAGGTTACCTGACAGAAATTACAACTTATACTGTTTGCATATTGTTTGATAACTATTTCCTCTGTTTGTTAAGAAACAAGCAAATAGACAAAGTCTTGAGCCAAACTGGTTTGAAGTGTAGTCTGTTAAACCTTCAGAAGTTTCCCAGAGCGAAATGCCAGCTTCTCAAGGAAGTCTTCAGCCGAGTCCCACGTGGGAATGCGGTAGGTCTTCTGAATGTATTCTGCCTTGGCACGCTCCAGCACGGCCCCTATGTGGTCTTCTGGGTTCTTGATCTTCTCCACTTGAACCTGCATGAGGAAGAGGGGGGGAAAGAGTTAAAGCACTAAACCGTGGAACATAAAACAATtacaggaaaggaaagaaagactTACCACTCCTTTCAAGACAATATCAGATTCGCTGTCTTCTGAAGGGTAAACGACGCCAGGACAGTCGATGAGGAAGATTCTCCTCATCAAAGTGATGTACTGCCACacctaaaaaaaagaagagtcaTGTTATCTATGTGACAAAAttgtttcagtttcacagaaaatGATGAATCTTGGGGGctaagttaattttttttaaatggctatGATGATAAGCTTACCTTTGTTTCTCCGGCGATGGGTGCTACGTTGCAGACCTTTTTAGACCGTAGTGTGTTTATGATTGAGCTCTTTCCCACATTAGGATAGCCAATGAAACCCACACTGATCTGTTTCTTGTCTGTGTGGAGCTGCAGGAAATTAAGgaaaattaatacattaatgTGATGAATTTTGATCTAAAAGACAGAGCTTACAGGGACGAAGACATGGGTGCTTTTGTCAACTGAAAATGATCCTCTCAGACTTCATTTTAATCAGATATcggttttttatttatggtttcATTTGGAATAGAATTACAGCTTAGCTGCTCTTTTCATTGTCATGTTGTTTTTGCGTGAGAACTTTGCTTACCTTTCCAAACTGCCTGAGCAGCTGGATGAGCGAGCCCTTACCAAACGAGTTGGTAAGGCTGGCATGGAAAGCCAGAGTTGGGTACTCCTGGGACAAAAGAGCTACCCACCGTTTCTGGTTCAAAATTGAATGGAGATAAAAGTAAGTCACACAATTCAATACTACTACTGATGGAAGCTAAAAACAATGATtcacagtcttcttcttttcctttcggcttttccctttcaCAGTAAAACACTATATTGCCACTAGTATTTGTTCAGCTATACAAATCATTAAACTCAATCGCTTCCATGGCCACAGGAGTATAAAATCAAGCTTAAGCAGACTATTctacaaacatttgtgaaagaTTAGCTTCAAGACTTCAGGAAATATTGCACAAATATTACACAATCAACTGTTAGTAGTTCGCAGTAGCtgatatacatatatgtacaggTAAGCAAGCAAATACTTTTGCCATTATAGTGCATCTAGAACTAAACATGAACCTTTCATAGATTTCTTACCGTGACCCAAGTAGGGATAAGGTCACACTTGTTCAGAACAAAGATCAGATGTTTCCAGGATTTCTCCTTTTTCAAATACGTCTCTATGCTCTTGGAGCGTGTTCCCATAGGATCACGGGCATCTAACACTTGGATGATGACGTCAGACGAGTCAATCACCTatgacaacaaaataataaagttaGGAATGTAAATCGACCGTGCAGCGTTTCAGCGTACCAACTAAAATCACCATGACCATCACAGTACCTTGTATAGTTCTCCCCAGATCCTCTTGGACTGACCCTTTTTGAAAATTTCCTCACGGGCTTCCtccctgaaaaaataaataaatcaagaaaCATACTTTGACCTTTAAACGTAAAAATTTAGGAACCACGTTCCCAGCTGGAGTAGCCAGTTGAATGGATTACAGCGTTAATATATTCTTTTAAAGGTCTTACCGGACTCCTGTGTCCTCTGTTACCAGATCTTTGTCCTTATCTGCCTGGTAACTCTGGGCCGAAGCCTCAGCCTGTTCTATGAGGTCCTTCATGTCCCCCACCATGAGACTGGGCCTCTTCCTCTGAGCCTTGGGTCCAAATGTGGTCTCAAAACCCTCTGTGTCTAGAATGTGTACTTTCGAGTTCTGGAGGTGTAGAAGACATAGGATAAAGATAGAGAAGTATGGGCATCTCTGCTGGGATTGTTCCCAATGTGTCCCAGGTCCATATTAAGaattgaagatggatggatggatggatggatggacacaatTCTTTCTTCCACTTACTTATATCTTGTGTGTTTAAAGTGAtgaaactgaacaaaacaaaccgAAGCCAATGTAACAGCCAGACCTGCTCAAGTGTTTCAGTAATCATCTTTGAAAAGTCATTCctcttttgtcacattttacagGATTTAACAGAAAACTACTGTTTGAGATTTTCTGAAAAGGCTCCACAACTAgtttgaagaaaacat contains:
- the snip1 gene encoding smad nuclear-interacting protein 1 produces the protein MTKEKRHRRRESPERDVKIKQEKLSPVRPQTSRHSRSRSNSPQRKTSRTRDRSQGRREKSPARRGSRSPRNRRSRSPHRGADVKVKKEREAHRASSDERRRRNGQPEERRSRWESDRPQERDHSRERHRERDALASQEAERRQHDERRRENRQQREQSQEEDFGHTSDPPAEKEQPNFGLSGALTEDTNTFRGVVIKYNEPPEARIPKRRWRLYPFKNDEPLPVMYIHRQSAYLLGRQRRIADIPIDHPSCSKQHAVFQYRLVEFTRADGSLGRRVRPYIIDLASGNGTYLNNQRIEPQRYYELKEKDVIKFGFSSREYVLLHEFSDTTEVDAKKEEEEDEGLDE
- the dnali1 gene encoding axonemal dynein light intermediate polypeptide 1 — encoded protein: MIPPPKSLLKYDNPILISKSTDKLSMKEPSKSSLQETKNNPATSQQFSDCANKKSSLEILNSILPPRQWTEDNQLWVQHVSSAPCTRADVIHLEEQLYTMLQQRKARDTGICPIRREIYSQCFDELIRQVTMNCAERGLLLLEVRKEVKMTMDTYQMLHESSIAFGMRKAFQAEQNKVDMEKRISELENEKQDLLKQLNEQKVRCETIEKRENEKAQIEEKKHYEEIQFMKKVNQQLKAQLEEKTKEVTRCK
- the gnl2 gene encoding nucleolar GTP-binding protein 2 isoform X2, whose amino-acid sequence is MVKPKFKGKCSINPSTSSSNPDRVKGAGGNNMRDRATVKRLNMYRQKQRCNSRGKVIKPLQYQSTVAPGTVARVEPNIKWFTNTRVIKQSSLQKFQEEMGAIQKDPYRVVMRQSKLPMSLLHDRVKAHNSKVHILDTEGFETTFGPKAQRKRPSLMVGDMKDLIEQAEASAQSYQADKDKDLVTEDTGVREEAREEIFKKGQSKRIWGELYKVIDSSDVIIQVLDARDPMGTRSKSIETYLKKEKSWKHLIFVLNKCDLIPTWVTKRWVALLSQEYPTLAFHASLTNSFGKGSLIQLLRQFGKLHTDKKQISVGFIGYPNVGKSSIINTLRSKKVCNVAPIAGETKVWQYITLMRRIFLIDCPGVVYPSEDSESDIVLKGVVQVEKIKNPEDHIGAVLERAKAEYIQKTYRIPTWDSAEDFLEKLAFRSGKLLKGGEPDLPTVSKMVLNDWQRGRIPFFVKPPGPEGDPEDKEPLAVEGPSDVVENMQEEQQNSPNTATEDQEEEQQQRQKEQVQKILANVRQNFGKIYVAPEFNEEDLVPVEMPDLDLSELSESDDDEGNEEEDAGEEDQTDVGPNDGETVAPEPTTSETGNETSSKSSREVIRELDAKISKYKHFLDRAKSKHFSAIRIPKEFSNKVFTDLKNKQAKQAQIKANQMSKKRKAAEEEEQSTQTCRLTSKQRRALDRAQKVKKFGVRYYETHNVKNKNRKAQASTTEGRKAKRSKH
- the gnl2 gene encoding nucleolar GTP-binding protein 2 isoform X1 — encoded protein: MVKPKFKGKCSINPSTSSSNPDRVKGAGGNNMRDRATVKRLNMYRQKQRCNSRGKVIKPLQYQSTVAPGTVARVEPNIKWFTNTRVIKQSSLQKFQEEMGAIQKDPYRVVMRQSKLPMSLLHDRVKAHNSKVHILDTEGFETTFGPKAQRKRPSLMVGDMKDLIEQAEASAQSYQADKDKDLVTEDTGVREEAREEIFKKGQSKRIWGELYKVIDSSDVIIQVLDARDPMGTRSKSIETYLKKEKSWKHLIFVLNKCDLIPTWVTKRWVALLSQEYPTLAFHASLTNSFGKGSLIQLLRQFGKLHTDKKQISVGFIGYPNVGKSSIINTLRSKKVCNVAPIAGETKVWQYITLMRRIFLIDCPGVVYPSEDSESDIVLKGVVQVEKIKNPEDHIGAVLERAKAEYIQKTYRIPTWDSAEDFLEKLAFRSGKLLKGGEPDLPTVSKMVLNDWQRGRIPFFVKPPGPEGDPEDKEPLAVEGPSDVVENMQEEQQNSPNTATEDQEEEQQQRQKEQVQKILANVRQNFGKIYVAPEFNEEDLVPVEMPDLDLSELSESDDDEGNEEEDAGEEDQTDVGPNDGETVAPEPTTSETGNETSSKSSREVIRELDAKISKYKHFLDRAKSKHFSAIRIPKEFSNKVFTDLKNKQAKQAQIKAANQMSKKRKAAEEEEQSTQTCRLTSKQRRALDRAQKVKKFGVRYYETHNVKNKNRKAQASTTEGRKAKRSKH